The Kribbella shirazensis genomic interval GAAGCCGATCAACATCTCGGCCGAGGTGCTGCTGGACCGCGAGCGCTGCATCCTCTGCGCGCGCTGCACGCGGTTCTCCGAGCAGATCGCGGGTGACCCGTTCATCGCGCTGATCGAGCGCGGCGCGCTGCAGCAGGTCGGCATCTACGAGAAGGAGCCCTTCGAGAGCTACTTCTCCGGCAACACCATCCAGATCTGCCCGGTCGGTGCGCTGACGAGTGCGGCGTACCGCTTCCGCTCGCGGCCGTTCGACCTGGTGTCGGTGCCGTCGGTGGCCGAGCACGACGCGTCCGGTGCGGCGATCCGGATCGACTACCGGCGCGGCAAGGTGATGCGCCGGCTGTCCGGTGACGACCCGCAGGTCAACGAGGAGTGGATCTCCGACAAGGACCGGTTCGCGTTCCAGTACGCGTCCACCGGTGACCGGCTGACCCACCCGCTGATCCGTGAGGACGGCGAGCTGCGGCCGGCGTCCTGGCCGGAGGCGCTGACCTTCGCCGCGGAGAAGCTGAACGCCGCGCACGGCAACGCGGCGGTGCTGACCGGTGGCCGGCTGACCGTCGAGGACTCCTACGCGTACTCGAAGTTCGCCCGGGTCGCGCTCGGCAGCAACGACATCGACTTCCGGGCCCGACCGCACTCCGCGGAGGAGGCGGACTTCCTCGCCGCCGCGGTGGCCGGTACCGGTCTCGGCACGACGTTCGCGGACCTCGAGAAGGCCGGCTCGGTGCTGTTCGCCGGGTTCGAGCCCGAGGAGGAGGCGCCGTCGGTGTTCCTCCGGATCCGCAAGGGCGTCAAGAGCCACGGCACCAAGGTGTTCACGATCGCGCCGTACGCGTCCCGCGGTGTGGAGAAGCTGGACGGCGTCGTCGTCCACGCGTCGCCCGGCACCGAGGCCGCGGTGCTCTCGGACCTCGGCAACGCCGGCGAGGCGGGAGCGGCGGCGCTGGCCGCCCTCGGCCCGGACTCGATCATCGTCGTCGGCGAGCGGCTGGCGAGCGCGCCGGGTGGCTACTCGGCGGCGCTGCGGCTGGCGCTCGACACCGGTGCGGACCTGGCGTGGATCCCGCGCCGCGCGGGTGACCGGGCCGCGCTCGAGGCCGGCTGCCTGCCGGGCCTGCTGCCCGGCGGCCGCCTGGTGAGCGACCCGCAGGCGCGCGTCGACATGCAGGCCGCCTGGGGCGTGGAGAACCTGCCGGCCGAGGTCGGCAAGGACCTCACCGAGATCGTCGAGAACGCCGGATCGCTGCAGGCGCTGGTGGTCGCGGGCGTCGAGATCGACGACCTGCCGGACCCGGCGGCGGCGCTGGCCGCGCTCGAGGCGGTGCCGTTCGTGGTGAGCTTCGAGGTCCGCAAGTCGCAGGTGACCGAGTACGCCGACGTGATCTTCCCCGTCGTACCGCCGGTGGAGAAGTCCGGCACGTTC includes:
- a CDS encoding NADH-quinone oxidoreductase subunit G, whose protein sequence is MTIQANPPATDVEKVDLVTVTIDDIEVKVPKNSLAIRAAEQIGIQIPRFCDHPLLDPVGACRQCLVEVVDAGNGRGMPKPQASCTLTVADGMVIRTQVSSPVADKAQHGNMEFLLINHPLDCPVCDKGGECPLQNQAMSNGAGESRFTEVKRTYPKPINISAEVLLDRERCILCARCTRFSEQIAGDPFIALIERGALQQVGIYEKEPFESYFSGNTIQICPVGALTSAAYRFRSRPFDLVSVPSVAEHDASGAAIRIDYRRGKVMRRLSGDDPQVNEEWISDKDRFAFQYASTGDRLTHPLIREDGELRPASWPEALTFAAEKLNAAHGNAAVLTGGRLTVEDSYAYSKFARVALGSNDIDFRARPHSAEEADFLAAAVAGTGLGTTFADLEKAGSVLFAGFEPEEEAPSVFLRIRKGVKSHGTKVFTIAPYASRGVEKLDGVVVHASPGTEAAVLSDLGNAGEAGAAALAALGPDSIIVVGERLASAPGGYSAALRLALDTGADLAWIPRRAGDRAALEAGCLPGLLPGGRLVSDPQARVDMQAAWGVENLPAEVGKDLTEIVENAGSLQALVVAGVEIDDLPDPAAALAALEAVPFVVSFEVRKSQVTEYADVIFPVVPPVEKSGTFVNWEGRERPFPAVLKVPAAMPDVRALAALAQEMGRSLGFSTPDGAKREYDQLGRWDGDRAQEPTYQAGPALGAFDSTRLATWRMLIDDSRACDGEPHLTATARKPVARISLTTARRIGVADGDELVVSTDAGSIRLPVVITPMTDNVVWLPTNSADSHVRRSLHADHGSIVTIAGGNA